CGAGATGGAATGTCCCGGCGGAACGAGACACTAACGAGACACTATTGCATGCATCTCCGCGTTAAGAGCCGCCCCATGCGGAGACCACGTCTCTATCTGAGGAGACGACGCGCTCGACACACGTGGCGTGATATGGAGTGCGCGGTGACGCCCCTCTCCCAGCCAGTGAGAGTCGTTTTGACCgttagaattttaattttttgaaaaaaattggaaaaaatataaaaaaaatcacactttgcaaaatattattgttttttcattttttttattttttaacctTTAATTCATCCATAaatcttctataaatactctatttatcaccatttttgtcaaataaaaaaactatctctcactcattcatctctcattttTCTCTACAAAAATCATCATTTGCATTCTTAATTGAAGTATGTCAAGAGGCATGGCACGAGACAGACGAAACCAAGCGACCCATCAAACTTCCACAACTCTTTTAATGGAAatgttgtttttcttttgaagTATGTCAAGAGGCATAGCAGCCGACACTTTCCGTATGACGCGGTCAGAATGAGCGACACCTCACCAAACAATTGCGCTCCTCATGTTTCGTTTGAACATACCGATGTCGCCGGAAGAGTAATTTTTCTTatgtgtttatttttatttttaggatttaaattatgtaagttttaaattttaggaatttataatttcatttttgaggtttttaatgaagttttattattattgaagtatttttattaattaaaattttaaattaaagaatATAATAGTGAGATCCatagttaaggaatgagaaGGATTGTTGCAGGTATTGTCTCTTGGTTAAGAgatgtaataaaaaaatattgctCCGCACTAGTTAAAAGTGGTGTGAGACCCATAAATAATTAAGGGTCAGCTCTTCGCGGAGAATATTGTTGTGAATGCTcttctaaaattaattttacGATTAAATTATTGTCATAAttagcagtggcggatccagaattTTTAATTTGGGGGTGTAATAAATAAGTGCAATGACTTGGAACCTCAAAATCCGGCTTTAGCATAAATTAAGATTAACATAATATACCTTAATActtgaatttaaaatatataataccGACGTAatgtttattgtatacaagaaAAATGTACTATATCAAGTtacttcaatttttataaattttaaaaaaataaggcATTTATTTGAAATATACACTAAGGTAATGTTTATTatagaagaaaatataaaatgtttGTACAGAAGAAAATATGTGTCAGtttacttcaatttttttagAGAAAAATTATAAACCATTCATTTAAAATATGTAATACGAAATATTAGTAGACTAGTGTAATGTTTATTTATTGTATAGAAGAATATATTATATGTTGTCAATTAACTACTACAGACGGAAGCAAAATCTAAGTGAAATACCGCTGAACCACAAGACTCGTTAGTACTAGTACAtctaaatatatactcctaatTAGCATGAAATTTGGAGATACAGTAGTTCCCCTTGTTTTAAGGTAGCGCCGCCACTGTAATagatatagtagtagtactaacccagaaaataaaatagtgatCGACCATTTTCAGTCTGTCGCGGGTAATCGATAGTGCATATATGTACTCTggtaactactccctccgtcccgtaaataggagtcacatttttctatttgaATCCGTCTGCGAATAGAAGTCCAGTTTACTTTTATCGAAAATGGTAATAAAGTCTGACCTTCTGCTAACTCATTGTACTTATATTcccattaatattttattttttcacccATTTTTTGTTAATATGTCTTAAATTTGTCTCTCTTAGAAATAAGACTCTCCTAACGACTAATGACGGGAGGGAGTAGTAACTACAAATGTCTTcactaaataaaaaaaggtCTCCATTTCCACCAAAATCAACAGCGAAAGAAGAAAGGGGAAATACGTCGATTCTCTCTATCTCGCGCTTCCCCAGTAAATAGGAAAACTAAATATTTCTTCAAAAGCTAGCGAGTTTCAGTTTCTTCAATCACCTGAGGTGATTTTCTCTCTCTGTGGAGCTCAAATTATTCTTTGTATACATTTCTGTGTGTTTGCGCGCGCGTTTATAGATTCTGTGTTACATTAAATGCATGAGGATTTGTAGTCACCAGCCATAAGTGACTTTTGCGGAAACAATTGAATCCCTCTTTTCTTGACTGATAAGATTTATCCATGGTTTGTTGTAGGatttattagtaatttgatGAATTTGAAAATTAACGGGATTCCTGCTGCTGCTTCGGGGCGAATTAGACAAGGGGGCGATTAGGTGAAATGGTCGACGGTTTGAAATCGGAAACCCTAATGGAGATTTCTGGTGATAAGGGGGTTTTGAGTGGTGGAGTTAGGGTTTCGGAGGAACCTAAGGTTTCGACTGAGGGGACTGTAATTAGATCAAATGAGAGCAAGTTTGTTGAATCTAGCAACTTAGGAAGCAATGATAAGGTACCTCGCAGCCATAGGTGGGAATCATGGGGGGTTATGAATATGGTTAGCAGAGTGCTGGGTGGAAAGCTTTATGTGGATGATGATGGGGTGAAGGATGTAAATGATTCCAAGAATAGGGGCCAGGTGAATGTGTTTGGGGGTGTAAAATTGTTGCAGGATCTGATTGGGGAGAAGACATCTGACAATCAGGGTGAGGTGAATTTGGTGGTGGATATGAATGCTCGTGAGGATGTGATTGGGGAGTCGCCATCTGCAAATGGAATTGATATTAAGAGAATGGATATCAACAGTGAATCTGCAAAGTTAGTTTTGGATTGTCCAGTTGAGGAAAATATAAATGGTAACCAAGATTTGGTCTCTCATGACATAGTGCCAGATGGGAATCTGGAAACTGAGGAAATAAATAATGTTGAAGATGAGGTGTTGAGAACGGAAGGATTTGAGAAAACCGAGGAAGTAAAGGATGTTAAGGCTGATGTGATGATACCAAAAGGAGATGGACAACTAGATTTGCATATTAATGTAATTGTTCCAGAAGTCACATTGGAATCGGGAGAAAATGTTAAAGCTGATTCAGAGGAAGTAAATGATATTAAGGCTGACATGTTGTTTCCAAAAGAATATGGCAGAAATACAGAGAAGGAAGAGGAATATCATGTGTCAGATCTAGTTTGGGGCAAAGTTAGGAGCCATCCTTGGTGGCCGGGGCAAATATGTGCTCCCTCAGCTGCATCTGATAATGCAAAAAAGTATTTTAAGAAAGAAAATTATTTGGTGGCATATTTTGGGGATCAGTCGTTTGCGTGGAATGATGAATCAAAGCTCATGCCTTTCAGAAAGTATTTCTCCGAAATGGTGAAACAGAGTAACACAGATAGATTCTCTCGTGCTTTGAGCTGTGCCCTGGATGAGGCTGCTCGACGAATTGAGTTTGGCCTTTCGTGTCCATGTTGGGCCCAGGAGGTGCGTGATGAGAAAAAATTTCAAGTTGTTGAAAATGCTGGAATTCGAGAAGAATCAAGTATTATAGCTGGTGGGGACAATGTCTTTTGTGCAACTACATTTTCACCTGGAGATGTTATACAATTCCTAGAATCATTGGCTAAATGCCCGCAGTCCAATCAAGATAGGTTGGAATTTACAATAGCAAAAGCTGAATTGCAGGCCTATACTAGATGGAAGGGTTACCATGAGCTCCCTGTCTTTGAGGAGTGCATTGGATTATCAGAGGGTGATATTCGATCCATGGCAATGGGAGATGGAGGTGATCCCACTGAAGTTCCAGTTTGTGATGCTGCAAATAATATTCCATCTAAAAGGAGAAAGTCGACAGCTGATAATGGTTCTTCAGGTGACGAAGAGCGCccgaagagaaaagaaaagttcATGTCTGTCTTGTTGGCCTTGGGCGGTTCGTGTTCACAGAAAAATGATAAGGTATATGTGAGGAAGACCTCCAAAAGGGTCATCTCGTCTTCCAAGAGTCCTGAAATGGTTGGTTATACATGCAGTAATTCTAGTGGTAAAAAACAGAAGACTCTGCAAGCATCTGCCGCAGCTGCGCCTGCTTCTGGAATTGCTGCGAAAGCGGAAAAGGTTGATGCTGGAGAGTCTCAGATAGTGGAAATCATTCCGGCTGAGACCCCTACTCCTGAGATGGTTCTTTCGGAGCTCATTTTGACTGCGAAAAGGCCCCTGCAAGGGATAGATGTGATTATTCCAGTAGTTGGCTGGCTTCGTGATTTCAGGAACTTGGTTTGTTTAGAAAAACCTAGTCAAGGAGAAGATTGGGGAAAGCAAAAGGAGGAATAATCGTATCCAATGGCAGATATATCATGATTCGGGGTATTGAAAACTAATACTGGACAAGACAGAATCATTCGCGACTACTCTCAAGATCAGGCGATGTCTGAATCTCAGAAGTCTTGCCAGAGGATGATCAACCAGAAGCTGATGTTGCTGAAGTCGGATGATAACCATGAAAGCAACAATGCTGTGGATTTGGATACCAGGAACCAATCTGCTCCGACAAATAGTTTCAGAGGAACGTTATCCAACAGGTTTGATCCCCAACTTCAAAAGTTTGGATTCTATTCCATCTGTCCATCAAGAATCTGAACAAGATATTTAACCATTACCGAACTTTGGATGAATAGGGACCTAAGCAAAAGCAGGCGTGTAAAGGTAGTTTTGAAT
This genomic interval from Salvia splendens isolate huo1 chromosome 13, SspV2, whole genome shotgun sequence contains the following:
- the LOC121762896 gene encoding serine/threonine-protein kinase ATM-like, encoding MVDGLKSETLMEISGDKGVLSGGVRVSEEPKVSTEGTVIRSNESKFVESSNLGSNDKVPRSHRWESWGVMNMVSRVLGGKLYVDDDGVKDVNDSKNRGQVNVFGGVKLLQDLIGEKTSDNQGEVNLVVDMNAREDVIGESPSANGIDIKRMDINSESAKLVLDCPVEENINGNQDLVSHDIVPDGNLETEEINNVEDEVLRTEGFEKTEEVKDVKADVMIPKGDGQLDLHINVIVPEVTLESGENVKADSEEVNDIKADMLFPKEYGRNTEKEEEYHVSDLVWGKVRSHPWWPGQICAPSAASDNAKKYFKKENYLVAYFGDQSFAWNDESKLMPFRKYFSEMVKQSNTDRFSRALSCALDEAARRIEFGLSCPCWAQEVRDEKKFQVVENAGIREESSIIAGGDNVFCATTFSPGDVIQFLESLAKCPQSNQDRLEFTIAKAELQAYTRWKGYHELPVFEECIGLSEGDIRSMAMGDGGDPTEVPVCDAANNIPSKRRKSTADNGSSGDEERPKRKEKFMSVLLALGGSCSQKNDKVYVRKTSKRVISSSKSPEMVGYTCSNSSGKKQKTLQASAAAAPASGIAAKAEKVDAGESQIVEIIPAETPTPEMVLSELILTAKRPLQGIDVIIPVVGWLRDFRNLVCLEKPSQGEDWGKQKEE